A genomic segment from Parolsenella catena encodes:
- a CDS encoding M20 family metallopeptidase, which yields MTVTKEQLHEAVLAHQDDLLKLCQQLIQIKNQSPIDDQEPAIKFVRDYLAEHGIESERIVADGGEDYPVVYARIGSDEGFRVVLNGHVDVVPVGKLDGWDFDPFGGEIRDGKMLGRGTSDMKCGLAVLLFSMAMLNESGAELKGDIRLHVVCDEEIAGTGTKWFCENGYADGADAVMIGEPTGHDTIEIGQKGILHLTFTAHGVPGHGSTGNYKGDNAINKLAKVIPFIDEITAVPGHYDESQARAVKNSRTIAERTIGTPGVGNVIDHCSTNVGIIQGGGKINQVPDFASCSVDVRLPYGCKHEEVVAAVDALIAKSGVEGVEASYNWTAEGNYTDDESKLVTSLKKNIEDVWNEECLPAYQWASSDAAHYRALGAPTIQFGPANNEGIHGYNEDVDVIDIVHSAEIYMMSLCDMLGVE from the coding sequence GTGACGGTTACGAAGGAGCAGCTTCACGAGGCTGTACTTGCTCACCAGGACGATCTGCTCAAGCTTTGCCAGCAGCTTATTCAGATCAAGAACCAGAGCCCGATTGATGACCAGGAGCCCGCTATCAAGTTCGTTCGTGACTACCTTGCCGAGCACGGCATCGAGTCTGAGCGCATCGTTGCGGACGGCGGCGAGGACTATCCTGTCGTCTATGCTCGCATTGGCTCCGATGAGGGCTTCCGCGTCGTCCTGAATGGTCACGTTGACGTTGTGCCCGTTGGCAAGCTTGACGGCTGGGACTTCGATCCGTTCGGCGGCGAGATCCGCGACGGCAAGATGCTCGGCCGCGGTACCTCTGACATGAAGTGCGGCCTCGCGGTCCTGCTCTTCTCGATGGCCATGCTCAACGAGAGCGGCGCCGAGCTCAAGGGCGACATCCGCCTGCACGTCGTCTGCGACGAGGAGATTGCCGGCACCGGCACCAAGTGGTTCTGCGAGAACGGCTATGCCGACGGCGCTGACGCCGTCATGATCGGCGAGCCTACCGGCCACGACACGATTGAGATTGGCCAGAAGGGCATCCTCCACCTCACGTTCACCGCTCATGGCGTGCCCGGCCACGGCTCGACCGGCAACTACAAGGGCGATAACGCCATCAACAAGCTCGCGAAGGTCATCCCCTTCATCGACGAGATCACCGCTGTTCCCGGTCACTATGACGAGTCCCAGGCTCGCGCCGTCAAGAACTCGCGCACCATCGCCGAGCGCACGATCGGCACCCCTGGCGTCGGCAACGTCATCGACCACTGCTCCACCAACGTCGGCATCATTCAGGGTGGCGGCAAGATCAACCAGGTGCCGGACTTTGCCTCCTGCAGCGTCGACGTTCGCCTGCCGTATGGCTGCAAGCACGAGGAAGTCGTTGCTGCGGTTGATGCCCTGATTGCCAAGAGCGGTGTCGAGGGCGTCGAGGCCAGCTATAACTGGACTGCCGAGGGCAACTACACCGACGATGAGTCCAAGCTGGTCACGAGCCTCAAGAAGAACATCGAGGACGTCTGGAACGAGGAGTGCCTGCCGGCTTACCAGTGGGCGAGCTCTGACGCCGCGCACTACCGTGCGCTCGGCGCCCCGACGATCCAGTTTGGTCCGGCCAACAACGAGGGCATCCACGGCTACAACGAGGATGTGGACGTTATCGATATCGTTCACTCGGCGGAGATCTATATGATGTCGCTGTGCGACATGCTGGGGGTGGAGTAG
- a CDS encoding ABC transporter permease: MADNATGASLSDEATLKMLERERKANNAWHKLARNKMALVGLAIVVVMVILAVFAPLLAPCDPNATDTGNMFAAPGVGGHLFGTDAFGRDLLSRVIYGARISIFIAIGGTILGAIVGILLGLVAGFFGGIVDSVIMRIMDGMMAFPFILLSLILMTILGQGTINVIIAIGVANVPNFARVVRGQVHVVKNEEYCNAERVIGASPARILFKHIFANAMSPVIVYFTLNIASAIISEAALSFLGLGIQPPTASWGSILSEGKSCLQGAPHIATISGMFILVTVLGFNLFGDGIRDVLDPKQKR, encoded by the coding sequence ATGGCAGATAACGCTACTGGCGCTAGCCTTTCTGACGAGGCAACGCTCAAGATGCTCGAGCGTGAGCGCAAGGCGAACAACGCCTGGCACAAGCTCGCTCGTAACAAGATGGCGCTCGTGGGTCTTGCGATCGTCGTCGTGATGGTGATCCTCGCCGTCTTTGCGCCCCTGCTTGCTCCGTGTGATCCCAACGCCACGGATACCGGCAACATGTTTGCCGCTCCCGGGGTGGGAGGCCACCTGTTTGGCACTGACGCCTTTGGCCGCGACCTTCTCTCCCGCGTGATCTATGGTGCGCGCATTTCGATCTTCATCGCCATCGGCGGCACCATCCTCGGTGCCATCGTCGGCATCCTGCTCGGCCTCGTCGCTGGCTTCTTCGGCGGCATCGTTGACTCTGTGATCATGCGCATCATGGACGGCATGATGGCGTTCCCGTTCATCCTGCTCTCCCTTATCCTCATGACCATCCTTGGTCAGGGCACCATCAACGTGATCATCGCGATTGGCGTTGCCAACGTGCCTAACTTTGCTCGTGTCGTGCGCGGTCAGGTCCATGTCGTGAAGAACGAGGAGTACTGCAACGCCGAGCGCGTCATTGGCGCCAGCCCCGCTCGCATCCTCTTCAAGCACATCTTCGCCAATGCCATGAGCCCGGTCATCGTCTACTTCACGCTCAACATCGCCAGCGCGATCATCTCTGAGGCCGCGCTTTCCTTCCTCGGCCTTGGCATCCAGCCGCCCACCGCTTCTTGGGGCTCGATTCTTTCCGAGGGCAAGAGCTGCCTGCAGGGTGCTCCTCACATCGCCACGATTTCTGGCATGTTCATCCTCGTCACCGTTCTTGGCTTCAACCTGTTTGGTGACGGTATTCGTGACGTTCTCGACCCGAAGCAGAAGAGGTAG
- a CDS encoding ABC transporter ATP-binding protein, translating into MANDNVILGIKNLNKEFRLRGDGLFGKPQTLHALSGVSLDVYEGETLGIIGESGCGKSTLGRCIVGLHEPTSGEIIYNGQDISKLKGAARKPVHKDLQMIFQDSYSSLDPRFTAAASIEEPMVIHGIEPDAAKRQQKVLDLMKEVGLDIQHLQRYPHEFSGGQRQRINVARALSLDPKIIVCDEPVSALDVSIQAQVLNLFRRLQRERGLTYIFISHDLSVVKHISDRVAIMYLGRVMEISPAHGIYENPLHPYTKALLSAIPPENPFERHPEMKLEGEIPSPVGKQVGCPLAGRCPNATERCHHERPALMEVEDNHRVACFLYHDKVAE; encoded by the coding sequence ATGGCCAACGATAATGTGATTCTTGGCATCAAGAACCTTAACAAGGAGTTCCGTCTTCGTGGTGACGGCCTCTTCGGCAAGCCTCAGACGCTTCATGCGCTGTCCGGCGTTTCGCTTGATGTCTATGAGGGCGAGACCCTCGGCATCATCGGCGAGTCCGGTTGTGGCAAGTCGACCCTTGGACGTTGCATCGTTGGTCTCCATGAGCCTACGAGCGGCGAGATCATCTATAACGGCCAGGATATTTCCAAGCTTAAGGGCGCCGCGCGCAAGCCCGTGCACAAGGATCTCCAGATGATCTTTCAGGACTCCTATTCGAGTCTTGACCCTCGCTTCACCGCGGCGGCTTCCATTGAGGAGCCGATGGTCATCCATGGCATCGAGCCTGATGCCGCGAAGCGCCAGCAGAAGGTCCTTGACCTTATGAAGGAAGTCGGCCTCGACATCCAGCACCTGCAGCGCTACCCGCATGAGTTCTCCGGCGGCCAGCGCCAGCGCATCAACGTCGCTCGCGCCCTCTCACTCGATCCGAAGATCATCGTGTGCGACGAGCCCGTCTCCGCGCTTGACGTGTCGATTCAGGCCCAGGTCCTGAACCTCTTCCGCCGACTCCAGCGCGAGCGAGGCCTGACGTACATCTTCATCAGCCACGACCTTTCCGTGGTCAAGCACATCTCCGACCGCGTGGCCATCATGTACCTCGGCCGCGTCATGGAGATCTCGCCTGCTCACGGCATCTATGAGAACCCGCTGCACCCCTACACGAAGGCTCTGCTCTCGGCCATTCCGCCCGAGAATCCCTTCGAGCGTCACCCCGAGATGAAGCTCGAGGGCGAGATTCCCAGCCCGGTGGGCAAGCAGGTCGGCTGTCCGTTGGCCGGTCGTTGTCCCAACGCCACGGAGCGCTGCCACCACGAGCGCCCTGCGCTCATGGAGGTGGAGGACAACCATCGCGTCGCGTGCTTCCTCTATCACGATAAGGTCGCGGAGTAG
- a CDS encoding ABC transporter substrate-binding protein, with amino-acid sequence MSDLKISRRSFVGGVSIFAAAMAGTALSGCSSDGGSTSTGAGADGGTLVLSLPSSPKYLDPIKYTGAYEAQIIWCVCDTLVDYNIDLTEIVPQLATEWKVSDDGLTYTFTIRDDAKFQAGQYQEGRAVVAEDVKYSLERSATESSMNRLAMLDHCNVVDDHTVECVLKAPNASFLTALTDAGNVIVPKEEVEGWGDAFGDHLVGSGAFKLDQFVKDQQSDLSRSDCYWGEKPHLDGLTIKVVTDMTQSANGLATGEIDIATSLTGEATQTIKNNDQLVLDQKPALHVAYVYMSQVNGPTADQKVRKAILMAVNRDDLVKGVYPYGEATTAVLPLPKDSWGYDESVEADVPAYDPEGAKKLLAEAGYPDGLSLNIYISNTEARVKMATILQQALKENLNIDLAINPSDWGTFSAAAAAGKADLYGMSWSWFPDPYFFLNKLFSSTEIGALGNGAGFSHPEVDELLDKALEVTDQNERAKYYKEALKKIVSYDPMLVYGSEFVNTGLTKKVEGFQSRADNKTVIVSSEINISKTA; translated from the coding sequence ATGTCTGACCTCAAGATTTCCCGTCGTTCGTTCGTCGGTGGTGTGTCCATCTTTGCGGCAGCGATGGCGGGTACCGCACTCTCCGGCTGCAGCTCTGATGGTGGCTCGACTTCCACCGGTGCTGGCGCCGATGGCGGCACGCTCGTCCTCAGCCTGCCCTCCTCGCCCAAGTACCTCGACCCCATCAAGTACACGGGCGCCTATGAGGCCCAGATCATCTGGTGCGTGTGCGACACCCTCGTCGACTACAACATCGACCTCACCGAGATCGTTCCCCAGCTCGCCACCGAGTGGAAGGTCTCCGACGACGGTCTCACCTACACCTTCACCATCCGTGACGATGCCAAGTTCCAGGCTGGCCAGTACCAGGAGGGCCGCGCCGTCGTCGCCGAGGACGTCAAGTACTCCCTCGAGCGCTCCGCGACCGAGTCCTCGATGAACCGCCTCGCCATGCTCGACCACTGCAACGTCGTTGATGACCACACGGTCGAGTGCGTGCTGAAGGCCCCTAACGCCTCGTTCCTCACCGCTCTTACGGATGCCGGCAACGTCATCGTCCCGAAGGAAGAGGTCGAGGGCTGGGGCGATGCCTTCGGCGACCACCTCGTGGGCTCTGGTGCGTTCAAGCTCGACCAGTTCGTGAAGGACCAGCAGAGCGACCTGTCCCGCTCTGATTGCTACTGGGGCGAGAAGCCGCACCTCGATGGCCTCACCATCAAGGTCGTTACCGACATGACCCAGTCTGCCAACGGCCTGGCCACGGGCGAGATCGACATCGCCACTTCGCTCACGGGCGAGGCCACCCAGACCATCAAGAACAATGACCAGCTCGTGCTGGACCAGAAGCCGGCACTTCACGTTGCCTACGTCTACATGAGCCAGGTCAACGGCCCCACCGCCGACCAGAAGGTCCGCAAGGCCATTCTCATGGCTGTCAACCGCGATGACCTGGTCAAGGGTGTCTATCCCTATGGCGAGGCTACGACCGCCGTGCTGCCCCTGCCCAAGGATTCTTGGGGCTATGACGAGTCCGTCGAGGCTGACGTCCCGGCCTATGATCCCGAGGGCGCCAAGAAGCTCCTCGCCGAGGCTGGCTACCCCGATGGCCTTTCCCTCAACATCTACATCTCCAACACCGAGGCTCGTGTGAAGATGGCCACCATCCTCCAGCAGGCTCTCAAGGAGAACCTGAACATCGACCTCGCCATCAACCCGAGCGACTGGGGCACCTTCAGCGCCGCCGCTGCCGCCGGCAAGGCTGATCTGTACGGCATGAGCTGGTCCTGGTTCCCCGACCCCTACTTCTTCCTCAACAAGCTGTTCAGCTCCACGGAGATTGGCGCGCTTGGCAACGGTGCTGGCTTCAGCCACCCCGAGGTCGACGAGCTGCTCGACAAGGCCCTCGAGGTCACGGACCAGAACGAGCGTGCCAAGTACTACAAGGAGGCCCTGAAGAAGATCGTCTCCTATGACCCGATGCTCGTCTATGGCTCCGAGTTCGTGAACACCGGCCTTACCAAGAAGGTTGAGGGCTTCCAGAGCCGTGCTGACAACAAGACGGTCATCGTCTCCAGCGAGATCAACATCTCCAAGACGGCGTAA
- a CDS encoding ABC transporter permease, with protein sequence MAKTILKRILQTIPVLFVVVTITFVLTRMIPGDPAAQMLGPQASPDAIATMRVKMGLDEPMLTQYINYLVGILHGNFGYSYSYSGPVMPIILSRLPSTLSITLTGLVLALLVGVPIGVVSAVKQNTIFDYVFMVLALVGVSMPIFWLGLMLVLTFSVNLGWLPAMGMGAMSKGVWDVISHMILPCFCLATIPAATFARITRSSMLETINGEYIKALRARGIKESKIIWKHALKNALPPIVTVLGLQLASAFAGAILTETIFSWPGLGTLIVNAVNGRDYSLIQGVVLFSAVVFVFVNLVVDIVYMVINPKVNYEGGSN encoded by the coding sequence GTGGCAAAGACAATCCTCAAAAGGATTCTCCAGACGATTCCGGTTCTGTTCGTAGTCGTCACCATCACCTTCGTCCTCACGCGCATGATTCCGGGCGATCCAGCTGCGCAGATGCTGGGTCCGCAGGCGTCACCCGATGCGATTGCGACGATGAGAGTAAAGATGGGCCTCGATGAGCCCATGCTTACGCAGTACATCAACTATTTGGTTGGTATCCTGCACGGCAATTTCGGCTATTCGTACTCTTACAGTGGCCCCGTCATGCCCATCATTCTGAGCAGGCTTCCCTCCACGCTTTCGATCACCCTTACGGGCCTCGTGCTCGCGCTTCTCGTCGGCGTGCCCATTGGCGTCGTGTCCGCCGTGAAGCAGAACACCATCTTTGACTACGTTTTCATGGTGCTCGCCCTCGTTGGCGTGTCTATGCCTATTTTCTGGCTGGGCCTCATGCTCGTCCTCACCTTCTCGGTGAATCTGGGCTGGCTTCCCGCCATGGGCATGGGCGCGATGTCAAAGGGCGTCTGGGATGTCATTAGTCACATGATCCTGCCGTGCTTCTGCCTGGCGACGATCCCCGCGGCGACGTTTGCCCGCATCACGCGCTCCAGCATGCTCGAGACGATCAACGGTGAGTACATCAAGGCCCTCCGCGCCCGCGGCATCAAGGAGTCCAAGATCATTTGGAAGCACGCGCTTAAGAACGCGCTCCCGCCCATCGTGACCGTACTTGGTCTTCAGCTTGCCAGCGCCTTCGCCGGCGCCATCCTGACGGAGACCATCTTCTCCTGGCCTGGTCTTGGCACGCTTATCGTCAATGCCGTCAACGGCCGTGACTACTCGCTCATTCAGGGCGTGGTCCTGTTCTCCGCCGTTGTCTTCGTCTTCGTTAACCTCGTTGTTGACATCGTCTACATGGTCATCAACCCCAAGGTCAATTATGAGGGGGGTAGCAACTAA
- the pheS gene encoding phenylalanine--tRNA ligase subunit alpha — MTIIDDLKAIESEAAKGIGGVGDLAELDRIRVAVTGKKGSLTGVLRQMGQLDPADRPRVGKLANEVRARIEASLEQRRHELEHAALEARIAADSVDVTLPGRVPNVGSEHLISQIIEEIEQIFCGMGYTVEDGPYIETSYYNFTALNAPLDHPSRSARDTFYVEDNNPGSLEHSEAHANGESDILLRTQTSGVQAHTMESHEPPIYMICPGTVFRPDTPDACHLPQFNQIEGLVVDEGITFGDLKGTLDYFCREMFGKDRATRYRPHFFPFTEPSCEVDVSCGVCGGKGCRFCKGTGWLEILGCGMVDPNVLDNCGVDHEKYTGFAFGIGAERVAALRYDLPDLRMLMTGDMRFLSQF; from the coding sequence ATGACGATCATCGACGACCTCAAGGCCATCGAGAGCGAGGCGGCCAAGGGCATCGGCGGCGTGGGAGACCTCGCCGAGCTCGACCGCATCCGCGTGGCCGTGACGGGCAAGAAGGGCTCGCTCACCGGTGTGCTGCGCCAGATGGGCCAGCTGGACCCGGCGGACCGCCCGCGCGTGGGCAAGCTCGCCAACGAGGTTCGCGCCCGCATCGAGGCGTCGCTCGAGCAGCGCCGCCACGAGCTTGAGCACGCGGCCCTTGAGGCTCGCATCGCCGCCGACTCCGTGGACGTGACGCTTCCCGGCCGCGTCCCCAACGTGGGCTCCGAGCATCTCATCTCCCAGATCATCGAGGAGATCGAGCAGATTTTCTGCGGCATGGGCTACACCGTCGAGGACGGCCCCTACATCGAGACGAGCTACTACAACTTCACCGCGCTCAACGCCCCGCTCGACCACCCGAGCCGCAGCGCCCGCGACACGTTCTACGTCGAGGACAACAACCCCGGCAGCCTCGAGCACTCCGAGGCCCACGCCAACGGCGAGTCAGACATCCTGCTGCGCACCCAGACCTCCGGCGTCCAGGCGCACACGATGGAGAGCCACGAGCCGCCCATCTACATGATCTGCCCGGGTACGGTCTTCCGCCCCGACACTCCCGACGCCTGCCACCTGCCCCAGTTCAACCAGATCGAGGGCCTCGTGGTGGACGAGGGCATCACCTTCGGTGACCTCAAGGGCACGCTCGACTACTTCTGCCGCGAGATGTTCGGCAAGGACCGTGCCACCCGCTACCGCCCGCACTTCTTCCCCTTCACCGAGCCCAGCTGCGAGGTGGACGTCTCCTGCGGCGTCTGCGGGGGCAAGGGCTGCCGCTTCTGCAAGGGCACGGGCTGGCTCGAGATTCTCGGCTGCGGCATGGTCGACCCCAACGTGCTCGACAACTGTGGCGTCGACCACGAGAAGTACACGGGATTCGCCTTCGGCATCGGCGCCGAGCGCGTTGCCGCCCTTCGCTACGACCTGCCCGACCTGCGCATGCTCATGACTGGCGACATGCGCTTCCTCTCCCAGTTCTAG
- a CDS encoding C1 family peptidase produces the protein MASDELDLSAVNELTNEFASVRANRVARNSVTALGVVEASVDRRQARNYQDTFGVSLKAAKTVTGQRHSGRCWMFSTLNVLRSKVLANLDIDDFEFSQNYIQFYDKLERCNSRLEYVIDTADRPWNDREVTQLMLTPVEDGGQFVFCCNLVKKWGAIPKALMPDTACNKDTAQMNALLTTLLRKDATILRKMAANGATLEELRAKKQEMLPEFHQILCCCLGEPPVTFDLAIEVGEGADVDASKVEEVVSANGGEPRRVLRDAGITPVEFVERYVKLDLSQYVELVNFPGETRPYEHAYGIRYFDPVIGGQRLRFLNMPMEDLENAAVESLKAGVPAFMMCAVNKNLMRKDEDFSGVLALDGMDLDGTFGVDLSQTKAEMIDDRECGMTHCMAFQGVELGEDGKPVAWRVENSWGDDFGFDGYLVMDADWFRLYGGDVVVERRFLPQRILDLWDTLPLEDVAYWDNMLAIG, from the coding sequence GTGGCTTCAGACGAGCTTGACCTCTCTGCCGTGAACGAGCTGACGAACGAGTTCGCCAGCGTGCGCGCCAACCGCGTGGCACGCAACTCCGTCACCGCGCTCGGCGTGGTCGAGGCCAGCGTCGACCGCAGGCAGGCACGCAACTACCAGGACACCTTCGGCGTGTCGCTCAAGGCCGCCAAGACCGTGACCGGCCAGCGCCACTCAGGTCGCTGCTGGATGTTCTCGACGCTCAACGTCCTGCGCTCCAAGGTCCTCGCCAACCTCGACATCGATGACTTCGAGTTCTCGCAGAACTACATCCAGTTCTACGACAAGCTCGAGCGCTGCAACTCTCGCCTCGAGTACGTCATCGACACGGCGGACCGCCCCTGGAACGACCGCGAGGTCACCCAGCTCATGCTCACGCCGGTCGAGGACGGCGGCCAGTTCGTCTTCTGCTGCAACCTCGTGAAGAAGTGGGGCGCCATCCCCAAGGCCCTCATGCCCGACACTGCCTGCAACAAAGACACGGCGCAGATGAACGCCCTGCTCACGACCCTCCTTCGCAAGGACGCCACGATCCTGCGCAAGATGGCTGCGAACGGCGCCACGCTCGAGGAGCTTCGCGCCAAGAAGCAGGAGATGCTGCCCGAGTTCCACCAGATCCTTTGCTGCTGCCTGGGCGAGCCGCCCGTGACCTTCGACCTCGCGATTGAGGTGGGCGAGGGTGCCGACGTCGACGCTTCCAAGGTCGAGGAGGTCGTCTCCGCCAACGGCGGCGAGCCGCGACGCGTCCTGCGCGACGCGGGCATCACCCCGGTCGAGTTTGTCGAGCGCTACGTGAAGCTTGACCTCTCGCAGTACGTCGAGCTCGTCAACTTCCCGGGCGAGACCCGTCCCTACGAACACGCCTATGGCATCCGCTACTTCGATCCGGTCATCGGTGGCCAGCGCCTGCGCTTCCTCAACATGCCGATGGAGGACCTCGAGAACGCCGCCGTCGAGTCGCTCAAGGCCGGCGTCCCCGCGTTCATGATGTGCGCGGTCAACAAGAACCTCATGCGCAAGGACGAGGACTTCTCCGGCGTGCTCGCGCTCGATGGCATGGACCTCGACGGCACCTTTGGCGTCGACCTCTCCCAGACCAAGGCCGAGATGATCGATGACCGCGAGTGCGGCATGACGCACTGCATGGCCTTCCAGGGCGTCGAGCTGGGCGAGGACGGCAAGCCCGTGGCCTGGCGCGTCGAGAACAGCTGGGGCGACGACTTTGGCTTTGACGGCTACCTCGTCATGGACGCGGACTGGTTCCGCCTCTACGGTGGCGACGTCGTGGTGGAGCGCCGCTTCCTGCCGCAGCGCATCCTCGACCTCTGGGACACCCTGCCGCTCGAGGACGTTGCCTATTGGGATAACATGCTCGCGATCGGCTAG
- a CDS encoding S10 family peptidase, translated as MSEQFAAPVADANAVPEAKSSDTLTWSVGEESIDYVASAGHLDIYDPQRVLEGKMFNVSYVASSVNGEAVDVARRPVTFAYNGGPGSASVPINFGGLGPKRVVSEGEQFAGANYEVVDNPGTLLRETDLVFLDALGTGWSFVADGYDTKRVYGLEEDARTFCRAIVRWLDENNRWGSPLYIYGESYGTMRSAVLMRYLGEAGVPLAGVVMLSAYFDWSQNLPGNDLYYLGMLPSFASTAQHFGITGRGVDPDKWFDEASEFTAGEYAASLMKGDRIDPREKRRIAKKMERYIGIPAELLLAHNNRIELEDFRANLLRDKGLMCGRLDMRYTETMTLPVQRNTFYFACEDPAAHALEKVWYGAFRSFLRSTLGYVNPAEYRLSVWSEIGIGWNWVHDEPGMDDTKTAAPNLAFDIATALRRSPTTKLAILGGRYDAATPWWNMDHTMSQLFLPAELKDQITYHRYGCGHMAYTDVPTLMQMVDDMHEFYAK; from the coding sequence ATGAGCGAGCAGTTTGCGGCGCCCGTCGCCGATGCGAACGCGGTGCCCGAGGCCAAGAGCAGCGATACCCTGACCTGGAGCGTGGGCGAGGAGTCCATCGACTACGTGGCCAGCGCCGGGCACCTGGACATCTATGACCCGCAGCGCGTGCTCGAGGGCAAGATGTTCAACGTGAGCTACGTCGCCAGCTCCGTGAACGGCGAGGCCGTTGACGTGGCGCGCCGTCCCGTGACGTTTGCCTACAACGGCGGCCCGGGCTCGGCGTCCGTGCCCATCAACTTTGGTGGCCTTGGCCCGAAGCGCGTCGTGAGCGAGGGCGAGCAGTTCGCCGGCGCCAACTACGAGGTCGTGGACAACCCCGGCACTCTGTTGCGCGAGACGGACCTCGTGTTCCTCGATGCCCTCGGCACCGGCTGGTCGTTCGTGGCGGACGGCTATGACACCAAGCGCGTCTACGGCCTTGAGGAGGATGCTCGCACGTTCTGCCGTGCCATCGTTCGTTGGCTTGACGAGAACAACCGCTGGGGCAGCCCGCTGTACATCTACGGCGAGTCCTACGGCACGATGCGCTCGGCCGTCCTTATGCGCTATCTCGGCGAGGCCGGCGTGCCGCTGGCCGGCGTTGTCATGCTCTCGGCCTACTTCGACTGGTCCCAGAACCTGCCGGGCAACGACCTGTACTACCTCGGCATGCTGCCGAGCTTTGCGTCGACGGCCCAGCACTTTGGCATCACGGGCCGCGGCGTGGACCCCGACAAGTGGTTCGACGAGGCAAGCGAGTTCACGGCTGGCGAGTACGCCGCCTCGCTCATGAAGGGCGACCGCATCGACCCGCGCGAGAAGCGCCGCATCGCCAAGAAGATGGAGCGCTACATCGGCATTCCGGCCGAGCTCCTTCTCGCGCACAACAACCGCATCGAGCTCGAGGACTTCCGCGCCAACCTGCTGCGTGACAAGGGGCTCATGTGCGGCCGCCTCGACATGCGCTACACCGAGACCATGACGCTGCCCGTGCAGCGCAACACCTTCTACTTCGCCTGCGAGGACCCGGCGGCTCACGCTCTCGAGAAGGTCTGGTACGGCGCGTTCCGTAGCTTTCTTCGCAGCACGCTTGGCTACGTCAACCCCGCCGAGTACCGTCTGTCCGTCTGGAGCGAGATCGGCATCGGCTGGAACTGGGTGCACGACGAGCCGGGCATGGACGACACCAAGACCGCCGCGCCCAACCTCGCGTTCGACATCGCCACGGCCCTGCGCCGCAGCCCCACGACGAAGCTCGCCATTCTCGGCGGACGCTATGACGCGGCCACGCCCTGGTGGAACATGGACCACACGATGAGCCAGCTGTTCCTCCCGGCAGAGCTCAAGGACCAGATCACCTACCACCGCTACGGCTGCGGCCACATGGCATACACCGACGTCCCCACGCTCATGCAGATGGTCGATGACATGCACGAGTTCTACGCCAAGTAG
- a CDS encoding ABC transporter ATP-binding protein, producing MSENNSQATETSAATEQVSEHLVEVHDLKTYFHTAAGVAKAVDGVSFTLDRGKTLAIVGESGSGKSVTSSSLMHLLPKTGKIEGGSVMFDGKDIVHATEAELRELRGKDISMIFQDPMTALDPVFKVGTQMIENIRLHDGLDKEAARKRAIEMLKLVSIPNPEKRMDSYPYELSGGMCQRVMIAMAMSCHPKFIIADEPTTALDVTVQAQVLSLLKGLQDTLNTGILLITHNLGIVWQMADDVMVMYAGRTCEYAPMEELYANPLHPYTWGLLDSMPKLSDKAKTDLKTIPGVPPDLRLTGTCCNFYNRCPYACEKCKNEVPPLVEVKPGHFVACHRQNGEESLVRGEAN from the coding sequence ATGAGCGAGAACAACTCTCAGGCTACCGAGACCAGCGCAGCTACCGAGCAGGTCTCGGAGCATCTTGTTGAGGTCCACGACCTTAAGACGTACTTCCACACGGCTGCCGGCGTCGCCAAGGCCGTCGACGGCGTGAGCTTTACGCTCGATCGTGGCAAGACCCTTGCCATCGTGGGCGAGTCTGGCTCCGGCAAGTCCGTCACCTCGAGCTCTCTGATGCACCTTCTGCCCAAGACCGGCAAGATCGAGGGCGGCAGCGTCATGTTTGACGGCAAGGACATCGTGCATGCCACCGAGGCTGAGCTCCGTGAGCTTCGCGGCAAGGACATCTCGATGATCTTCCAGGACCCGATGACGGCCCTTGACCCGGTGTTCAAGGTTGGCACCCAGATGATCGAGAACATCCGCCTGCATGACGGTCTCGACAAGGAGGCCGCGCGCAAGCGTGCCATCGAGATGCTGAAGCTCGTGAGCATCCCCAACCCCGAGAAGCGTATGGACTCGTATCCGTACGAGCTTTCCGGTGGTATGTGCCAGCGCGTCATGATCGCCATGGCAATGAGCTGCCACCCCAAGTTCATCATCGCCGACGAGCCCACCACTGCCCTCGACGTGACGGTGCAGGCCCAGGTCCTGAGCCTGCTCAAGGGCCTTCAGGACACGCTCAACACGGGCATTCTGCTCATCACGCACAACCTCGGCATCGTCTGGCAGATGGCTGATGATGTCATGGTCATGTATGCGGGCCGTACCTGCGAGTATGCCCCCATGGAGGAGCTCTACGCCAATCCGCTTCACCCCTATACCTGGGGCCTGCTCGACTCCATGCCCAAGCTCTCCGATAAGGCAAAGACCGACCTCAAGACCATTCCGGGTGTTCCGCCCGATCTGAGGCTCACCGGCACCTGCTGCAACTTCTACAACCGTTGCCCCTACGCCTGTGAGAAGTGCAAGAACGAGGTTCCGCCGCTGGTCGAGGTCAAGCCTGGCCACTTCGTGGCGTGCCACAGGCAGAACGGCGAGGAGAGCCTCGTTCGTGGGGAGGCGAACTAA